The Salicibibacter halophilus DNA window GGAACGTATTGCTCATCGCCTAAAAGCGAAGGGATTTCACGCGGGGTATTACCATGGGGGGATGGAAGCAAATGCCCGTGCTGAAAGTCAAGAGGCATTCGTTTACGATGAAATTAACGTGATGGTAGCGACAAATGCATTTGGGATGGGGATTAACAAACCCGATGTGAGATATGTTATCCACGCGCAAATCCCAAGGACGATGGAAGCGTACTATCAAGAGGCGGGGAGGGCAGGAAGGGATGGCGAAAACAGCGATTGCATTTTATTGTTTTCCCCCCAAGATATCCAAATCCAGCAATTCCTGCTCGATCAATCCCAGCTTGATGAACATCGAAAAGCGAACGAATTCCGCAAGCTGCGGGAGATGGTTAATTACTGCCACACCGAATCTTGTTTGCAAGCTTACATTCTTGACTATTTCGGTGAAGAAGCCCCTGCCGATTGCAAGCGATGTTTCCATTGCACGGATGAACGCAATGTCATAGACGTCACCAAAGACGCCCAAATGGTGTTGTCATGCATTAAACGAATGAAAGAAAGATTTGGGAAAACGATCATTGCCCAGGTGCTTACAGGATCCGGCAATCAAAAGATAAAAGACTTGCGTTTTGATCAATTATCCACGTACGGCCTCATGAAAGGGGAGTCCCAAAAAGCGGTCGTCGCATTTATTGATTTTTTAACCGCCCATCGATATTTAACGCTCACCCAAGGGCAATACCCTGTATTGCAGCTAAGCGAAAAATCAGTGACGATACTCAAAGGCGAGCAAAAGGTGATGAAAAAAGAGGACGCAACCGCCAAAGCACAAGCCACGGATGACGATCCTCTTTTCCATCGATTGCGGGAGCTGAGAACCGTGCTTGCAAAAAAACATAAAATCGCCCCGTATATGGTGTTTTCCGATCAAACCCTTAAAGAAATGTCCGGCAAGCAACCCGCTACAAAAGCAGATATGCTTGCCATTAAAGGAGTCGGCGAACATAAATATGAAGCATACGGAGAAGACTTTTTGGTAGAGATTCATGGGGTACTATAACCAATGAAAAGCCGCAAGATCCTGTTGGATATGCGGCTATTGTGCTTTTTAGCCCCGATCCGTCCGTGTTTGCATGATGTCCTATTCTTTTTCAGCTACGCCCCGAACATAATAATCGCTGTATTCCGGCGCTGCAAAATGGTGATCGAGAAACGAACGGTAGGGATCCTCATAATAATTGTTTTGGTTTGCAAGGCGTTTCAAATGTTTGGCAATCCCCATGATTTCAAAGTCCAAGAGTGGCGGAGCCATATCCAAGTTTCTTTTTAAGTAAAATACTTCACGATAAATGAGGTCCTCGATAGACGTGCCCTCTTCCAATAAGCGGATGATTTTCTGTTCGCGCTTTTCGATGATTGCCAAGTACCGGCGGAGCGCTTCTTCGTATTCCGAACGGGAAAAGGTTCCTTTGTGATGAAACGTCACATAGTAATCGGCGTCGATGTCCAACGTTCGTTCACCGGAAGCAATGAATTCGTCGATGTCCGAATCGGCATTATTGTACCACGGCCCGAAAGACGTTAAATCATAGTCACCCACGACAAGCACCCCGTCGTCTGGAAAGTAGGGGCAACAATAGCTTTCGCAATGCCCGGGCGTATAAAGCATTTGCACGTTGTTTCCTGCGATCATCATGGGTGTTTCATAAGGATAAAGGTTTTTCTCTCTCGCGATCACATCTT harbors:
- the recQ gene encoding DNA helicase RecQ, with the protein product MLTKARQLLHTYYGYNDFRPGQEAIIHSIFNGEHTMGIMPTGGGKSVCYQLPSLVLDGLTIVISPLISLMKDQVDEIQEHGISATYLNSSLSYEDMQERLSDVQAGKYSLLYLAPERLTAPYFLARIQSMPISLVAIDEAHCLSQWGHDFRPSYLDIPYFINQLQSEPVILALTATATPTVAEDVCNSLGIPSVNIVKTGFARDNLAFTVIKGQDRDAYIQNYVENNQNESGIIYATTRKEVERIAHRLKAKGFHAGYYHGGMEANARAESQEAFVYDEINVMVATNAFGMGINKPDVRYVIHAQIPRTMEAYYQEAGRAGRDGENSDCILLFSPQDIQIQQFLLDQSQLDEHRKANEFRKLREMVNYCHTESCLQAYILDYFGEEAPADCKRCFHCTDERNVIDVTKDAQMVLSCIKRMKERFGKTIIAQVLTGSGNQKIKDLRFDQLSTYGLMKGESQKAVVAFIDFLTAHRYLTLTQGQYPVLQLSEKSVTILKGEQKVMKKEDATAKAQATDDDPLFHRLRELRTVLAKKHKIAPYMVFSDQTLKEMSGKQPATKADMLAIKGVGEHKYEAYGEDFLVEIHGVL
- a CDS encoding MBL fold metallo-hydrolase, giving the protein MDIDKIGNLELVKGRRNSKVPYSTSIVVKGKNRERDALVDIGTGKEGYAYIHEHHDIQDIFITHYHIDHIKGVPHFPEAAMWVNAVDEYKLNDLESLAKAMGIYALKGAGTVEQWVKNNKDTQPFQDVIAREKNLYPYETPMMIAGNNVQMLYTPGHCESYCCPYFPDDGVLVVGDYDLTSFGPWYNNADSDIDEFIASGERTLDIDADYYVTFHHKGTFSRSEYEEALRRYLAIIEKREQKIIRLLEEGTSIEDLIYREVFYLKRNLDMAPPLLDFEIMGIAKHLKRLANQNNYYEDPYRSFLDHHFAAPEYSDYYVRGVAEKE